A DNA window from Camelina sativa cultivar DH55 chromosome 13, Cs, whole genome shotgun sequence contains the following coding sequences:
- the LOC104737492 gene encoding protein NETWORKED 1C-like → MEIAAKSNSKPMYSWWWDSHNTPKNSKWLQENLAGMDNNVKQMIKVLEEDADSFARRAEMYYRKRPELMKLVEEFYRAYRALAERYNHATGVIHKAHQTIAEAFPSQVPLIFGDESTNDVDPQTPEMISPFRARVGPDGLLKDVKRNIDFSEEAPFVTSGKARKGLNFNDVDGKGRNYLKASESERASKAEAELVALGDSLSKMQAEKEASLALFEKNLERLSNLESEVSRAQEESRGLRDTAASAEAETQTLRETLYKLESEKESSLLRYEKCLQKIADLEDGLSVSRKEAGGMNERASKAEAEILALKQSLAKAETEKEAALVQYRQCLNTISNLEERLRKAEEGTTLINERAEKAELEVENLKQTISKLTKDKEASELQFQQCLNIIADLKVKVHHAQEETQSLSHEIEDGVAKLKFSEEKCLVLERSNQNLHSELDSLLEKLGNQSQKFTEKQTELVKLWSCVQEEHLRFQEAETAFQTLQQLHSQSQEELNNLAVELQTRSQIMKDMEIRNSELHEEIEQAKVENKGLSELNLSSVASIKSLQEDVSNLKEIIRKLEADVELRVDQRNALQQEICSLKEELSQVGKKNQSMVEQVELVGSSVKELQEETSTLKECNERVKSEKMTLSEKLATMEKLAQKNLMLEKSISDLNFELKSIRRKLKTLEEACQSLSEEKSCLISENEQTAIENIILIEWLQQLKLEAVGIETEKKNLEGKANTIGDKLIDAETENMQLKRNLLFTRSDKDHLEDEIANVKDQLHEKEKELEEIKREKEKLNQEVFKERRKADFWESQAATFFCDKQIAAVHETLIEATTRELAEACKNLESKSASKDAVIEMLKRSQAIVLLNKSIKSLEDYVFVRRESEDEISKGTDSVDELPKLEDMCLRIKAVAEAIMEKEKLLILENTNAYTMLEASLKQIKELKTGGAGRSMRKQEGGNGKMRKQSHEIEMEMKDIVLDQTSDGSSYEIVSKKGTMESDHYGFVELKPVKTHKNETAARTAKGKSLSEESLVVDKVEIFDGFMDPNREINKRKVVERLESDLQNLENLQITVEVLKSKVDAVEKEKMKVGENEYETIKGQLEEADEAIEKLLNVNRKLTTKAESEKDIDRRRRISEQARRGSEKIVRLQQEIQRIQFMLMKLEGEREHRARTKVSDTKSKVLLRDYIYGGSRSVTMKKRTKKRSAFCGCVQQPQSP, encoded by the exons atggagattgCGGCAAAGAGTAATTCGAAACCTATGTATTCATGGTGGTGGGATAGTCACAATACCCCTAAGAATTCTAAATGGCTTCAGGAGAATCTTGCTG GTATGGATAACAATGTGAAACAAATGATCAAGGTTCTTGAAGAAGATGCAGATTCTTTTGCTAGACGAGCAGAGATGTATTACCGTAAACGTCCTGAGCTTATGAAATTGGTTGAAGAGTTCTACCGTGCATATCGTGCATTAGCTGAAAGGTATAATCATGCAACTGGGGTAATACACAAGGCTCACCAGACTATAGCAGAAGCGTTCCCTAGCCAAGTTCCTTTGATATTTGGCGATGAGTCGACGAATGATGTTGATCCACAGACACCGGAGATGATTTCTCCTTTCCGAGCTCGGGTTGGCCCGGATGGGTTGCTAAAAGATGTAAAGAGGAATATTGATTTTAGTGAAGAAGCTCCGTTTGTGACTAGTGGGAAAGCAAGAAAGGGACTGAATTTTAATGATGTGGATGGTAAAGGAAGAAATTATCTCAAGGCTTCAGAATCTGAACGAGCTAGCAAAGCTGAGGCTGAACTTGTTGCTTTAGGAGACTCCCTTTCTAAAATGCAGGCTGAAAAAGAAGCTAGCTTAGCACTgtttgagaagaatttggaGAGACTGTCCAATCTAGAATCTGAAGTATCTCGTGCACAAGAAGAATCAAGGGGACTTCGTGACACAGCCGCTAGTGCAGAAGCTGAGACCCAGACGCTCAGAGAAACCCTCTACAAACTGGAGTCTGAAAAGGAATCCAGCCTTCTTCGGTATGAAAAATGCCTGCAAAAGATCGCTGATTTGGAAGATGGACTCTCTGTATCCCGTAAGGAAGCTGGAGGGATGAATGAGCGAGCCAGCAAAGCTGAAGCTGAAATTCTCGCTTTAAAGCAGAGCCTTGCTAAAGCCGAAACTGAAAAGGAAGCTGCTCTTGTTCAATACAGGCAATGCTTGAATACGATATCTAACCTAGAAGAGAGACTGAGGAAGGCTGAGGAAGGTACAACGCTTATCAATGAGAGGGCTGAAAAGGCTGAGCTAGAAGTTGAAAACTTGAAGCAAACAATCTCGAAATTGACTAAGGATAAGGAAGCTTCTGAACTTCAGTTCCAACAGTGCCTCAATATAATTGCGGATCTTAAAGTCAAAGTACACCATGCtcaagaagaaacacaaagtCTTAGCCATGAAATAGAGGATGGAGTCGCTAAGTTAAAGTTTTCTGAGGAGAAATGTCTTGTGCTTGAGAGATCAAATCAGAATCTTCACTCTGAGCTGGATAGTCTCTTGGAGAAACTGGGGAATCAAAGTCAGAAGTTCACCGAGAAGCAAACAGAGCTGGTCAAATTGTGGAGTTGTGTACAAGAAGAGCATTTGCGTTTTCAAGAAGCGGAGACCGCGTTCCAAACCCTACAACAGTTGCACTCTCAGTCTCAGGAGGAGCTTAATAATTTGGCTGTGGAACTTCAAACCAGGTCTCAGATCATGAAAGACATGGAGATCCGAAACAGTGAGTTGCATGAGGAAATTGAGCAAGCAAAGGTGGAGAACAAAGGTCTTAGTGAGCTCAATCTCTCTTCGGTTGCATCAATTAAAAGTTTACAAGAGGATGTCTCAAACCTAAAGGAAATAATACGCAAACTTGAAGCAGATGTTGAGCTAAGAGTGGACCAGAGAAATGCTTTACAGCAAGAAATATGTTCTCTTAAAGAGGAACTAAGTCAGGTAGGGAAGAAAAACCAGTCCATGGTAGAACAGGTGGAGTTGGTTGGGTCATCAGTCAAAGAGTTGCAGGAGGAGACCTCAACCTTAAAAGAATGCAATGAGAGAGTGAAAAGCGAAAAGATGACTCTTTCAGAGAAACTGGCAACTATGGAAAAGCTTGCTCAGAAAAACCTTATGCTAGAAAAATCTATATCAGATTTGAATTTTGAGTTGAAATCAATCAGAAGGAAGCTGAAGACGTTGGAGGAAGCTTGTCAGTCACTCTCAGAAGAGAAATCATGTCTTATATCTGAGAACGAACAAACTGCCATTGAGAACATTATCCTTATTGAATGGCTTCAGCAGCTTAAGTTAGAAGCAGTTGGTattgaaacagagaagaagaaccttGAGGGTAAGGCAAACACGATTGGTGATAAGTTAATAGATGCAGAAACTGAGAATATGCAGCTGAAGAGAAACCTGCTTTTTACCAGATCAGACAAAGATCACTTAGAAGATGAAATTGCTAATGTGAAGGATCAGTTAcatgagaaggagaaggaacTTGAAGAAATCAAAAGGGAGAAAGAAAAGCTGAATCAAGAGGTTTTCAAAGAGAGGAGAAAGGCTGACTTTTGGGAGTCTCAAGCTGCTACATTCTTTTGCGATAAGCAGATCGCAGCTGTACATGAAACATTGATTGAAGCGACGACACGTGAGCTAGCTGAAGCCTGCAAGAATCTTGAAAGCAAAAGCGCATCGAAAGATGCGGTTATTGAAATGCTTAAAAGAAGCCAAGCTATTGTCTTGTTGAATAAAAGCATTAAATCTTTGGAGGATTATGTTTTTGTGCGCCGtgaatctgaggatgaaatCTCAAAG GGTACTGATTCAGTGGATGAACTCCCCAAGTTGGAAGATATGTGTTTGAGAATCAAAGCTGTTGCAGAGGCAAtaatggagaaggagaagcttctgaTTCTTGAGAACACGAATGCCTACACTATGCTTGAGGCAtcgttgaaacaaatcaaagaattaaaaacaGGCGGCGCCGGGAGAAGCATGAGGAAGCAAGAAGGAGGAAATGGCAAAATGCGGAAGCAGAGTCACGAAATCGAGATGGAAATGAAAGATATTGTGCTTGATCAAACGTCTGATGGGTCATCGTACGAGATTGTAAGTAAGAAAGGCACTATGGAATCAGATCATTACGGTTTTGTTGAGCTAAAGCCAGTGAAGACTCACAAGAACGAAACTGCGGCTAGAACTGCAAAAGGTAAATCCTTGTCTGAAGAGTCACTGGTTGTCGATAAAGTAGAGATTTTCGACGGGTTCATGGATCCGAACAGAGAAATAAATAAGAGGAAAGTTGTAGAAAGACTTGAATCGGATTTACAGAACCTGGAGAATCTTCAAATCACTGTAGAAGTTTTGAAAAGCAAAGTCGATGCAGTGGAGAAGGAAAAGATGAAAGTTGGAGAAAACGAGTATGAAACGATCAAAGGACAGCTCGAAGAAGCAGACGAAGCAATAGAGAAGCTGTTAAACGTCAATCGAAAGCTGACCACAAAAGCCGAATCAGAGAAGGATATCGATAGAAGACGGAGAATATCCGAACAAGCAAGAAGAGGATCAGAGAAGATTGTGAGGTTACAGCAGGAGATACAGAGGATTCAGTTTATGTTGATGAAGCTTGAAGGCGAAAGAGAGCATCGAGCTAGGACGAAGGTTTCTGATACCAAATCCAAAGTTCTTCTTCGTGACTATATCTATGGTGGATCTAGAAGCGTGACCATGAAGAAAAGGACGAAGAAGCGGTCTGCGTTTTGTGGTTGTGTTCAGCAGCCACAGTCTCCTTGA
- the LOC104737494 gene encoding BI1-like protein, with translation MYQWNVPYRKDDVEAGGSSRALYPTMLENPDLRWGFIRKVYSIIAFQLLATVAVAATVVTVRPIALFFATTGLGLALYIVLIITPFIVLCPLYYYHQKHPVNYLLLGVFTLALAFVVGLTCAFTNGKVILESAILTTVVVLSLTLYTFWAARKGYDFNFLGPFLFGALIVLIVFAIIQIVFPLGRISVMIYGCLASIIFCGYIVYDTDNLIKRYTYDEYIWAAVSLYLDIINLFLSLLTVFRVLQR, from the exons ATGTATCAGTGGAACGTACCGTACCGGAAAGATGACGTGGAAGCAGGCGGCAGCTCAAGGGCTTTATACCCAACGATGCTTGAGAACCCTGATCTCCGGTGGGGTTTTATACGCAAGGTTTACTCTATCATCGCCTTTCAGCTTCTCGCCACCGTCGCCGTCGCAGCTACTGTGGTCACCGTCCGTCCAATCGCTCTGTTCTTTGCAACCACCGGCCTTGGATTAGCTCTCTACATAGTCCTCATCATCACTCCCTTCATAG TGTTGTGTCCGTTGTACTATTACCACCAGAAGCATCCGGTGAATTACTTGCTATTGGGGGTTTTCACTTTGGCTCTGGCTTTTGTAGTTGGATTGACTTGTGCTTTCACCAATG GGAAAGTGATTCTTGAGTCAGCGATCTTGACAACGGTTGTGGTGCTTTCTCTCACCTTATACACCTTTTGGGCAGCTAGGAAAGGATATGACTTTAATTTCCTCGGACCATTCTTGTTCGGCGCTCTCATCGTGCTTATTGTCTTCGCCATTATACAA ATCGTGTTCCCATTAGGGCGGATATCGGTGATGATCTACGGTTGTTTGGCATCGATAATATTCTGCGGATACATAGTCTATGATACTGACAATCTGATCAAACGATACACATATGATGAGTACATTTGGGCAGCGGTTTCACTCTACCTAGACATCATCAACCTCTTCTTGTCTCTTCTTACTGTATTTAGAGTCTTACAGAGATGA
- the LOC104737495 gene encoding ETO1-like protein 1, translating to MRTFYPSDSCKESQLDSLNPQSWLQVERGKLSSSASSSTPLCRESFIKVPEPQILPHYKPLNYVEVLAQIHEELETCPLQERSVLYLLQYQVFRGLGETKLRRRSLQSAWQEATTVHEKVVFGSWLRYEKQGEEVITDLLSSCGKYSEEFLPLDIASYFPPITASSSPETASVKTNRSVSKNVVFKIGEEKIPCLRRKIASLSAPFNAMLYGSFTESLLDEIDMSENHVSSSAMRVVRDFSVVGVLLGVTKNLLLEVLVFANKFCCEQLRDACDRELASLISSIECAIELMDFALEENSPILAASCLQVFLYEMPNSLTDERVVEVLTRVNRSQVSTMAGKASFSLYSFLSEVSMCIDPRSDRTLGFLEKLVDFAENDRQQVLGFHRLGCTRLLRKEYREAEEAFETAFNLGHVYSATGLARLGSIQGHRLWAYEKLSSVISSVSPPLGWMYQERSFYCEGDKKLEDLDKATELDPTLTYPYMYRAVTLMSNQNAKAALEEINRILGFKLALECLEIRFCLYLGMDDYEAALRDIQAALTLCPDYRMFDGKVAGRQLRTLVYEHVENWTTADCWMQLYEKWSNVDDIGSLSVIYQMLESDACKGVLYFRQSLLLLRLNCPEAAMRSLQLAREHASSDHERLVYEGWILYDTGHCEEGLQKAKESIRIKRSFEAYFLQAYALAESSLDLSSSSTVVSXLEDALKCPSDRLRKGQALNNLGSVYVDCEKLDLAADCYINALKVRHTRAHQGLARVHFLRNDKAAAYEEMTRLIEKAQNNASAYEKRSEYCDRELAKSDLEMVTRLDPLRVYPYRYRAAVLMDSRKEREAIAELSRAIAFKADLHLLHLRAAFHEHIGEVGSALRDCRAALSVDPNHQEMLELHSRVNSHEP from the exons ATGAGGACTTTTTACCCATCTGATTCTTGTAAAGAGTCACAGCTCGATTCCTTGAATCCACAGTCATGGCTTCAAGTTGAGAGAGGGAAACtatcttcctctgcttcttcatcTAC tCCACTGTGCAGAGAATCATTTATCAAAGTTCCTGAGCCGCAGATACTGCCGCATTATAAACCTCTCAACTACGTAGAAGTTCTAGCTCAGATTCACGAAGAGCTCGAGACTTGCCCGTTGCAGGAGAGATCGGTTCTGTATTTATTGCAGTATCAAGTGTTTAGAGGTCTTGGAGAGACCAAACTTAGACGGAGAAGTCTTCAATCAGCTTGGCAAGAAGCTACAACAGTCCATGAGAAAGTTGTGTTTGGGTCTTGGTTGAGGTATGAGAAACAAGGAGAAGAGGTTATCACCGATTTGCTTTCCTCTTGTGGTAAATATTCTGAAGAGTTTCTGCCGCTGGATATTGCATCCTATTTCCCACCTATtactgcttcttcttcccctgAGACAGCGTCTGTGAAGACGAACCGCAGTGTATCTAAAAATGTTGTGTTTAAGATTGGAGAAGAGAAAATACCTTGCCTAAGGCGAAAAATTGCGAGTCTTTCGGCTCCATTTAACGCAATGCTTTATGGTAGCTTCACGGAATCACTTCTTGATGAGATAGATATGTCAGAAAATCATGTATCCTCATCAGCTATGCGGGTTGTTAGAGATTTCAGCGTTGTTGGTGTATTACTCGGAGTTACCAAGAACCTTCTTTTGGAAGTCTTAGTATTCGCAAACAAGTTTTGCTGCGAGCAACTCAGAGATGCATGCGATAGAGAATTGGCATCTCTGATTTCTTCTATTGAATGTGCCATTGAGCTTATGGACTTTGCACTTGAAGAGAACTCCCCAATCCTTGCTGCATCGTGTCTGCAAGTTTTTCTTTATGAGATGCCAAATAGTTTGACCGATGAGCGTGTTGTCGAGGTTTTGACTCGGGTTAATAgatctcaagtctcaaccatGGCAGGAAAAGCTTCATTCTCCTTATACTCTTTTTTAAGTGAAGTCTCGATGTGTATAGATCCTCGGTCTGACAGAACATTGGGTTTCTTGGAGAAATTAGTTGACTTTGCAGAAAATGACCGACAGCAAGTATTGGGGTTTCATCGGTTAGGGTGTACGAGGTTGTTGAGGAAAGAATACCGTGAGGCTGAAGAAGCTTTTGAAACCGCTTTTAATTTAGGCCATGTGTATTCAGCTACTGGTTTAGCAAGACTAGGATCCATCCAAGGGCATCGGCTTTGGGCTTACGAGAAGCTAAGCTCTGTTATCTCCTCTGTTTCACCACCTCTTGGGTGGATGTATCAAGAAAGGTCTTTCTACTGTGAGGGTGATAAGAAATTGGAAGATCTTGACAAGGCAACCGAATTAGACCCGACTTTGACATATCCTTACATGTATAGAGCTGTGACTCTAATGTCGAATCAAAATGCAAAGGCTGCACTTGAAGAAATCAATCGGATCCTGGGATTTAAACTTGCATTAGAATGTTTGGAAATCCGGTTTTGTCTTTATCTTGGTATGGATGACTATGAAGCAGCTCTTCGAGATATTCAGGCTGCTCTTACCCTGTGTCCGGACTATCGAATGTTCGATGGGAAAGTAGCTGGGAGGCAGCTCAGGACGCTTGTGTATGAGCATGTCGAGAATTGGACAACAGCAGATTGTTGGATGCAGCTATATGAGAAATGGTCTAATGTTGATGACATAGGTTCTCTTTCCGTGATCTATCAGATGCTTGAATCCGATGCTTGCAAAGGTGTTCTTTACTTCAGACAATCTTTGCTTCTCCTAAG GTTAAATTGTCCGGAAGCAGCCATGCGTAGTTTACAGTTAGCACGCGAGCATGCCTCGAGTGACCACGAGCGTCTGGTTTACGAAGGATGGATCTTGTATGATACGGGTCACTGCGAAGAAGGGCTTCAAAAGGCTAAGGAATCCATTAGAATAAAGAGATCATTCGAAGCTTATTTCCTCCAAGCTTATGCTTTAGCGGAATCTAGCCTCGATCTATCAAGTTCTTCGACTGTTGTTTCACN GCTTGAAGATGCTCTTAAATGCCCCTCTGATAGGTTGCGCAAAGGTCAG gcTCTAAACAATCTCGGGAGCGTCTATGTGGATTGTGAGAAGCTAGACTTAGCTGCGGATTGCTATATAAATGCACTCAAGGTGAGACACACGCGTGCACACCAAGGCCTAGCTCGCGTCCATTTCCTTAGAAACGACAAAGCTGCAGCTTACGAAGAAATGACTAGACTAATCGAAAAGGCTCAAAACAATGCATCTGCCTACGAGAAAAGATCCGAGTATTGTGATCGTGAACTTGCCAAATCTGATCTTGAAATGGTCACCCGGTTAGACCCTCTCCGGGTTTATCCTTATCGATATCGCGCAGCAg TGTTGATGGATAGTCGGAAGGAGAGAGAGGCAATAGCGGAGTTATCACGAGCTATCGCCTTTAAAGCGGATCTTCATCTTCTGCACTTACGAGCGGCTTTCCACGAGCACATTGGGGAAGTTGGAAGTGCGTTGCGGGACTGTCGTGCAGCGCTCTCGGTCGACCCTAACCATCAGGAGATGCTGGAACTCCATAGCCGTGTTAATAGCCATGAACCTTGA
- the LOC104737491 gene encoding sulfate transporter 3.2-like, with translation MCSKKASQYHKVETPPPQPFLKSLKNTLNEILFADDPFRKIRNEPKTSKKIELGLRHVFPILEWARGYNLGYLKSDVISGITIASLAIPQGISYAQLANLPPILGLYSSLVPPLVYAIMGSSRDLAVGTVAVASLLTGAMLGKEVNAVQNPNLYLHLAFTATFFAGLMQTCLGLLRLGFVVEILSHAAIVGFMGGAATVVCLQQLKGLLGLIHFTHSTDIVSVLRSIFSQSHMWKWESGVLGCCFLIFLLTTKYISKKRPKLFWISAMSPLVSVIFGSLFMYFLHDHFHGIPYEGIAVGRSFAMYKNYNIDGNKEMIAFGVMNILGSFSSCYLTTGPFSRSAVNYNAGCKTALSNVVMAVAVAVTLLFLTPLFFYTPLVVLSSIIITAMLGLVDYEAALHLWRLDKFDFFVCLSAYFGVVFGTIEIGLILSVGISVMRLVLFVGRPKIYVMGNIQNTEIYRNIEHYPQATTLSCLLILHIDGPIYFANSSYLRDRIGRWIDDEEEKLRTSGETSLQYILLDMSAVGNIDTSGISMLEELNKILGRRELKLVVANPGAEVMKKLSKSNFIESIGKERIYLTVAEAVAACNFMLHTAKPDSPVPEFNNV, from the exons ATGTGCAGCAAAAAGGCATCACAATATCACAAAGTAGAAACACCTCCACCACAACCTTTCTTGAAATCACTAAAGAACACTCTCAATGAGATCCTTTTCGCCGACGATCCGTTTCGTAAAATCAGAAACGAACCGAAAACGTCGAAAAAGATCGAGTTAGGGTTGCGACACGTGTTCCCAATCTTGGAATGGGCTCGTGGTTACAATTTGGGGTATTTGAAATCAGACGTTATCTCAGGGATCACAATTGCTAGTCTTGCTATTCCTCAAGGGATTAGCTATGCTCAGCTAGCTAATCTCCCTCCAATCCTTGGTCTTT actCAAGTTTGGTGCCGCCGTTGGTATACGCGATAATGGGAAGTTCAAGAGATTTAGCGGTGGGAACAGTGGCGGTTGCCTCGCTGTTGACGGGAGCGATGTTAGGGAAAGAGGTAAACGCGGTGCAGAATCCAAATCTTTACCTTCACTTAGCTTTCACCGCCACTTTCTTCGCCGGACTCATGCAAACTTGCCTTGGCCTCTTACG GTTAGGGTTCGTGGTGGAGATATTGTCGCATGCGGCAATTGTAGGGTTCATGGGTGGTGCCGCGACGGTGGTGTGTCTGCAGCAACTGAAAGGCTTACTTGGCCTCATTCACTTCACTCATTCCACCGATATAGTCTCTGTTCTCCGCTCCATTTTCTCTCAATCTCATATG TGGAAATGGGAGAGTGGAGTGCTAGGGTGTTGCTTTCTCATCTTCCTTCTTACAACCAAATACATT AGCAAGAAGAGACCAAAGCTATTCTGGATATCTGCAATGTCTCCACTTGTTTCTGTCATTTTTGGAAGCCTTTTCATGTACTTCCTCCATGACCATTTCCATGGCATTCCATAT gaaGGGATTGCAGTGGGGAGAAGCTTTGCAATGTACAAGAATTACAACATAGATGGGAACAAAGAGATGATAGCCTTTGGGGTGATGAACATTCTTGGTTCCTTCTCCTCTTGCTATCTCACTACCG GGCCGTTTTCGCGTTCGGCTGTGAACTACAACGCGGGTTGCAAAACGGCGTTATCAAACGTGGTGATGGCCGTTGCAGTGGCGGTGACGCTACTGTTCTTAACGCCGTTGTTCTTCTACACGCCACTAGTGGTCCTGTCTTCGATCATAATCACCGCCATGCTAGGCCTCGTAGACTACGAAGCAGCCCTTCATCTTTGGAGACTAGACAAGTTCGATTTCTTCGTTTGTCTCTCTGCTTACTTTGGCGTTGTTTTCGGTACCATCGAGATTGGTCTCATCCTCTCC GTGGGAATATCAGTGATGAGGTTAGTGTTGTTCGTGGGAAGACCAAAGATTTATGTAATGGGAAACATTCAGAACACAGAAATATATAGGAACATTGAACATTACCCTCAAGCCACCACTCTCTCTTGTCTCCTCATTCTCCACATCGATGGTCCTATCTACTTCGCCAACTCTAGCTACTTGCGAGACAG aaTTGGAAGGTGGATCGATGACGAGGAAGAAAAATTGAGAACGAGTGGAGAAACCAGTCTACAATACATTCTACTTGATATGAGTG CTGTGGGAAACATAGACACGAGCGGTATAAGTATGCTAGAAGAACTCAACAAAATCCTTGGACGAAGAGAGCTCAAG CTAGTGGTAGCAAACCCAGGAGCAGAGGTGATGAAGAAGCTAAGCAAGTCCAACTTCATAGAGAGCATTGGTAAAGAACGGATTTATCTCACGGTGGCAGAAGCTGTTGCAGCTTGCAATTTCATGCTCCACACAGCGAAACCCGACTCCCCCGTACCAGAATTTAACAACGTTTAA